One window of the Rosa rugosa chromosome 3, drRosRugo1.1, whole genome shotgun sequence genome contains the following:
- the LOC133737768 gene encoding protein FAR1-RELATED SEQUENCE 5-like, with translation MEEAGMWNMESSADVYVESDEVQSIEEEQFESDTDGTNVSIQGDRASCLNFKGKPYEDLEAADMIGVEFGSVNEVDSFYSFYSLAMGFSFRKQKLDKEAGTVVRRQLVCSKEGIRKKKSRLEEQISASCLPTSRKRPSKASFMQSVGICGKGKAPIGDGMQAHDNWAGHGNNINGPRSHRITRRHCSARLTVRLCKKTGKFRVVEFITQHNHALAPTELKSFLRSHRNVSDHALAQVTSLRKVSVTTSRAYELLVHQAGGHEFVGFTMKDLQNKVDEARKEMYIDGDGQATISFMNLKASKDPGFYCLFSVDVEGKLCNMFWRDTVSMLDYNSFGDVLILDSTYKTNIYGKPLAVFVGVNNHRATVLFGCALLVDETEDTYNWVLTAFLDSMNGKRPISVITDGDEAMRNAVNRLVPEARHRLCAWHIAKNVVKNVGNVDVQRDFCHLIFAGLSVEDWEKSWHYMVALHGLQDNRWLSSMYSKRDRWAEAFFRSHFFGGICTTQRCEAMHRNIKTGVGKFMRLCEFLPRMDKTLARMRYNHLYDDFKSMNSDPIIGSHMRCMQEQVGAKFTHDIFLLIKDQIMFESKFVVADHLDYHNGSSTLFLVTQYGKAERTWHVTYLHGRQCISFKCSCQLFESDGIPCCHIFTVMKTKLLTKFPDTLVTHRWTKEASPKKTHLIRRSGNISSVDIQLARYGQMMSDCSRICHLASFSDDAYEETFEAFSRLMVRSQNWHVAQHDTSVPIDGLHPNVIRDPAPCRTKGAQTRTANIPNDVEEPSARGCGFCTRPGHNIRTCPLRKEADVNCDAHNATNHAANSNVAEHERGGHSSVYASPGPIGSVGVGHSASALRSNRSAFAPSFQNDEESAFLPPSSIQHMIHHVEEARTFDFFSGHDNILSFVLGGNGNLRMEDQSISSNQPGPSHNTGGPNPFVHQWFH, from the coding sequence ATGGAGGAGGCTGGGATGTGGAATATGGAGTCCAGTGCTGATGTTTATGTGGAAAGTGATGAAGTCCAGTCCATAGAAGAAGAACAATTTGAGTCAGACACGGATGGCACTAATGTATCCATCCAGGGTGATAGGGCAAGTTGCTTAAATTTCAAGGGGAAGCCATATGAAGATCTTGAGGCTGCAGACATGATAGGTGTGGAGTTTGGATCTGTTAATGAAGTGGACTCATTCTATTCATTTTATTCTCTTGCCATGGGTTTTAGCTTCAGAAAGCAAAAGTTGGACAAAGAGGCTGGTACCGTAGTACGAAGGCAGCTGGTTTGTAGTAAGGAAgggattagaaaaaaaaaaagtcgttTGGAAGAGCAGATTTCGGCTTCCTGTCTCCCTACTTCACGGAAGCGACCCTCGAAAGCATCATTTATGCAGTCAGTTGGCATATGTGGGAAGGGAAAAGCGCCGATTGGTGATGGGATGCAAGCTCATGATAACTGGGCAGGCCATGGCAACAACATAAATGGCCCACGATCCCACCGAATTACAAGAAGACATTGCTCTGCCCGTTTAACTGTCCGTTTATGCAAGAAAACCGGTAAATTCCGAGTTGTTGAATTTATAACACAACATAATCATGCCCTTGCTCCAACGGAACTGAAATCCTTCCTCAGATCTCATCGAAACGTTTCAGACCATGCTCTGGCTCAAGTTACTTCTCTTAGGAAGGTGTCAGTCACCACTTCCCGTGCATATGAGTTGTTGGTTCATCAAGCTGGCGGGCATGAGTTTGTAGGTTTCACTATGAAAGATTTGCAAAACAAAGTTGATGAGGCACGTAAGGAAATGTACATTGATGGGGATGGACAGGCTACTATTAGTTTCATGAATTTGAAGGCTTCAAAGGACCCCGGTTTCTACTGCTTGTTTAGTGTTGATGTGGAGGGTAAGCTTTGTAATATGTTCTGGAGAGACACAGTATCAATGCTTGATTACAATAGTTTTGGTGATGTGCTTATTCTAGATAGCACATACAAGACCAACATATACGGGAAACCGTTGGCTGTTTTTGTTGGTGTGAACAACCACAGGGCCACAGTTTTATTTGGATGTGCATTGCTTGTTGATGAGACGGAGGACACTTACAATTGGGTCCTAACAGCATTCTTAGATTCAATGAATGGAAAAAGACCAATATCTGTTATCACTGATGGGGACGAGGCAATGCGAAATGCAGTGAACCGGCTAGTACCTGAAGCCCGGCATCGATTGTGTGCATGGCACATTGCAAAGAATGTTGTTAAGAATGTGGGGAACGTGGATGTCCAGAGAGACTTTTGTCACTTAATTTTTGCTGGACTGAGTGTGGAAGATTGGGAAAAATCATGGCATTACATGGTGGCACTACATGGCCTACAAGACAATCGTTGGCTCTCTTCAATGTACAGCAAGCGGGATAGATGGGCGGAGGCATTTTTCCGGAGCCACTTTTTTGGTGGTATATGCACCACCCAAAGATGTGAGGCAATGCATCGAAACATCAAAACCGGAGTCGGCAAGTTCATGAGACTATGTGAGTTTTTGCCTAGGATGGACAAGACACTTGCACGGATGAGGTACAATCATTTGTATGATGATTTCAAATCAATGAACTCGGATCCTATAATTGGTAGCCACATGCGGTGTATGCAAGAGCAGGTTGGGGCGAAGTTCACACATGATATTTTCCTCCTTATCAAGGACCAGATTATGTTTGAGTCAAAGTTTGTTGTGGCTGATCATTTGGATTATCATAATGGATCATCTACTTTATTCTTGGTGACACAATATGGGAAAGCAGAAAGAACATGGCATGTTACCTACCTACATGGACGCCAATGCATTTCGTTTAAGTGTTCATGTCAACTTTTTGAGTCCGATGGAATCCCTTGCTGCCACATCTTCACCGTCATGAAAACCAAACTGCTCACCAAATTTCCCGATACCTTGGTGACCCATAGGTGGACAAAGGAGGCATCTCCAAAAAAGACCCATTTGATAAGAAGAAGCGGTAACATTTCATCAGTTGACATCCAGCTTGCAAGATATGGACAGATGATGTCTGATTGTTCGCGCATATGTCACTTGGCCTCCTTTTCAGATGATGCTTATGAAGAAACTTTTGAAGCCTTTAGTAGGTTGATGGTTAGATCACAAAATTGGCACGTTGCTCAGCATGACACAAGTGTTCCAATTGATGGTCTCCATCCAAATGTCATTCGCGATCCTGCACCATGTCGTACAAAGGGGGCTCAAACGAGGACAGCTAACATTCCTAATGATGTGGAAGAGCCATCTGCTAGGGGATGTGGATTTTGTACTAGACCTGGTCACAACATCCGGACATGCCCTCTCAGAAAAGAAGCTGATGTCAACTGTGATGCACATAATGCTACGAATCATGCTGCTAATTCAAATGTTGCTGAACATGAAAGGGGAGGTCATAGTTCGGTTTATGCCTCCCCAGGCCCCATTGGATCAGTTGGTGTAGGCCACTCTGCATCTGCTCTCCGAAGTAATCGATCTGCCTTCGCACCGAGCTTCCAAAATGATGAGGAGTCAGCCTTCCTTCCTCCATCAAGCATCCAACACATGATCCATCATGTTGAAGAGGCAAGAACATTTGATTTCTTTTCCGGCCATGACAACATATTGTCTTTTGTGTTAGGTGGAAATGGAAACCTTCGTATGGAAGATCAATCTATCTCTTCTAACCAACCAGGTCCATCACACAATACTGGGGGGCCAAACCCTTTTGTTCATCAATGGTTTCATTGA